In the Nomascus leucogenys isolate Asia chromosome 5, Asia_NLE_v1, whole genome shotgun sequence genome, one interval contains:
- the NAA16 gene encoding N-alpha-acetyltransferase 16, NatA auxiliary subunit isoform X6 has protein sequence MPNVLLPPKESNLFKRILKCYEQKQYKNGLKFCKMILSNPKFAEHGETLAMKGLTLNCLGKKEEAYEFVRKGLRNDVKSHVCWHVYGLLQRSDKKYDEAIKCYRNALKLDKDNLQILRDLSLLQIQMRDLEGYRETRYQLLQLRPTQRASWIGYAIAYHLLKDYDMALKLLEEFRQTQQVPPNKIDYEYSELILYQNQVMREADLFQESLEHIETYEKQICDKLLVAEIKGEILLKLGRLKEASEVFKNLIDRNAENWCYYEGLEKALQISTLEERLQIYEEISKQHPKAITPRRLPLTLVPGFYNPGTCY, from the exons ATGCCGAACGTGCTGCTGCCGCCCAAGGAGAGCAACCTCTTCAAACGCATCTTG AAATGTTATGAACAGAAGCAGTACAAAAATGGCCTCAAGTTTTGCAAGATGATTCTGTCGAACCCAAAATTTGCTGAACATGGAG agactTTGGCTATGAAAGGATTAACACTGAActgtttaggaaaaaaagaagaagcttaTGAATTTGTTCGTAAAGGACTTCGTAATGATGTCAAGAGTCATGTCT GTTGGCATGTATATGGACTCTTGCAGCGTTCTGATAAAAAATATGATGAAGCTATAAAATGTTACCGGAATGCCCTCAAATTAGATAAAGATAACCTGCAAATTTTGAGGGATCTCTCACTGTTGCAGATCCAAATGAGAGACCTTGAAGGTTACCGA gagacaagATACCAGCTTCTTCAGTTGCGCCCCACACAGCGTGCCTCCTGGATTGGATATGCTATTGCATACCATTTGCTGAAAGATTATGATATGGCCCTAAAACTATTGGAAGAATTTAGACAAACTCAGCAA GTTCCTCCAAACAAAATAGATTATGAATATAGTGAACTGATATTATACCAGAATCAAGTGATGAGAGAGGCAGATCTGTTTCAGGAATCTTTGGAACATATAGAAACATATGAGAAACAAATATGTGATAAACTTCTGGTGGCAGAAATTAAAG GGGAAATACTGTTGAAATTGGGAAGATTAAAAGAAGCCAGTGAAGTGTTCAAAAACTTGATTGATCGGAATGCAGAAAATTGGTGTTATTATGAAGGCTTGGAAAAAGCTCTACAAATTA GCACTTTAGAAGAGAGGCTTCAGATTTATGAAGAAATTAGTAAGCAGCACCCCAAAGCAATTACACCCAGAAGATTACCTTTGACTCTTGTCCCAG